One Staphylococcus ratti DNA segment encodes these proteins:
- the yfmH gene encoding EF-P 5-aminopentanol modification-associated protein YfmH — protein MHKTYYPQIDETIYKTVLDNGLNVFIIPKKGFQKTFVTYTTAFGSLDFRFKPHGQSDFVTVPDGVAHFLEHKLFEKEDGDLFTEFAEHDAQVNAFTTFDRTSYLFSATDHIEENILRLLKMVETPYFTKETVEKEKGIIAEEIKMYQEQPGYKLMFNTLRAMYDTHPVRVDIAGSVDSIYDITKEDLYLCYHTFYHPSNMVLFIVGDVNPEQMINVVKAHEDKRHIEAQPKIERDALSEPNHVMQQNIVEAMHIQSPRLMLGFKNKLYDVSDRQSVKEDIEMSFFFELLYGEETEFYQKILDEALIDDTFSYQTVIEPTYSFSLITSATTEPDQLKALLLEELNAKLGNIQDVDSFELLKKQFIGEYVSSLNAPEYIANQYTKYYFDGVSLFELLDIIDDISLESMNETAKKRLDLNQCVDSRLEMK, from the coding sequence ATGCATAAAACCTACTATCCACAAATAGATGAGACCATATACAAAACGGTTTTAGATAATGGATTAAATGTTTTCATCATACCTAAAAAAGGTTTTCAAAAGACTTTTGTGACGTATACAACAGCTTTTGGCTCACTTGATTTTCGTTTTAAACCACATGGTCAAAGTGATTTTGTGACCGTTCCAGACGGGGTTGCACACTTTTTAGAACATAAGCTATTTGAAAAGGAAGACGGAGATTTATTTACTGAATTTGCCGAGCATGATGCGCAAGTGAATGCATTTACGACTTTTGATCGAACAAGTTATCTTTTTAGTGCTACAGATCATATTGAAGAGAATATTTTACGTTTACTGAAAATGGTGGAGACACCTTATTTTACAAAAGAAACGGTTGAAAAAGAAAAAGGAATTATCGCTGAAGAAATTAAAATGTATCAAGAGCAACCAGGATATAAATTAATGTTTAATACGTTACGAGCGATGTACGATACGCATCCTGTGCGAGTGGATATAGCTGGTAGTGTTGATAGTATTTATGACATTACAAAAGAGGATTTATATCTTTGTTATCATACGTTTTACCATCCTTCTAATATGGTGTTATTTATCGTAGGAGACGTGAATCCAGAACAGATGATTAATGTAGTGAAGGCACATGAAGACAAACGTCATATTGAGGCGCAACCTAAAATTGAGCGTGACGCATTAAGCGAACCTAATCATGTGATGCAACAAAATATTGTTGAGGCAATGCATATTCAATCTCCACGCCTTATGCTTGGGTTCAAAAACAAATTGTACGATGTGTCAGATCGACAAAGCGTTAAAGAAGATATTGAGATGTCGTTCTTTTTTGAATTATTGTATGGTGAAGAAACAGAATTTTATCAAAAAATATTAGACGAAGCGTTAATTGATGATACATTCAGTTATCAGACGGTGATTGAACCAACGTATAGTTTCTCACTGATTACATCTGCAACAACGGAACCTGATCAATTAAAAGCTTTGCTCCTTGAAGAATTAAATGCAAAACTTGGAAACATTCAAGATGTAGATTCATTTGAGTTGCTTAAAAAGCAATTTATTGGCGAATATGTTTCTAGCTTAAATGCACCAGAATACATTGCGAATCAATATACAAAATATTATTTTGACGGAGTAAGTTTATTTGAATTGCTAGATATTATTGATGATATTTCACTTGAGTCAATGAACGAAACGGCCAAAAAACGTTTGGATTTAAATCAATGTGTAGATAGTCGTTTGGAGATGAAATAA
- the yfmF gene encoding EF-P 5-aminopentanol modification-associated protein YfmF, with protein sequence MNDTQSSSLDAIHIHETSKFKTTMITFKFMAPLEIETMTKRSLLSKMLIRATKKWPTDKAFSQHLSMLYGAHVHSYVSKFKDRHVLTLSLEIVNERYLHDSTPLLEQGIQLLKEILYQPLIENEGFHPGFLKQEKMLLKKKLSAIEDNKSQIAYLNLLKHMFGDHPYRYMAAGELEFIDAITPENIYHTYRKMLEEDICNVYVVGNVDANKTKKHIAETFNLKPTKVDFKSISQEIAPHATVNEIIETDEVDQAKINLGFRFPTVFGQPDYYALAVFNTMFGGDPSSVLFNEVREQKSLAYSIHSQIDGKNGFLYVMSGVSLKDVDEAKVTIVEAFERFKKGEFSAEKLALAKKIILSHRKEAKDRQKNIIEVMHNQLLLPKAESEVSFVEKIESVTHQDIQSLCQRAQLDTIYIMTKEGEFNA encoded by the coding sequence TTGAACGATACACAATCATCATCATTAGATGCCATACATATTCATGAGACATCTAAATTCAAAACAACCATGATTACTTTTAAATTTATGGCCCCTTTAGAAATTGAAACGATGACCAAGCGCTCACTTTTAAGCAAGATGTTAATTCGAGCGACAAAAAAGTGGCCGACGGATAAAGCATTTAGTCAACATTTATCAATGCTTTATGGCGCGCATGTTCATAGTTACGTTTCAAAATTTAAAGATCGACATGTTTTAACCTTGTCATTAGAAATTGTAAATGAACGTTATTTACATGATTCAACACCTTTACTTGAACAAGGTATTCAACTTTTAAAAGAAATTTTATATCAACCACTTATTGAAAATGAAGGGTTTCATCCTGGATTTTTAAAACAAGAAAAAATGTTACTTAAGAAAAAATTATCAGCGATTGAAGATAATAAGTCACAAATTGCGTATTTAAATCTTTTAAAGCACATGTTTGGTGACCATCCTTATCGCTATATGGCTGCAGGCGAACTTGAATTTATTGATGCCATTACTCCGGAAAACATTTATCATACATATCGGAAAATGTTAGAAGAAGATATTTGCAATGTCTATGTTGTTGGGAACGTGGACGCGAATAAGACAAAAAAACATATTGCAGAAACATTCAATTTAAAACCCACAAAAGTAGATTTCAAATCGATTTCTCAAGAGATAGCACCGCATGCTACAGTGAATGAGATCATTGAAACTGACGAAGTTGACCAAGCAAAGATTAATTTAGGTTTTCGCTTTCCAACGGTATTTGGGCAACCTGACTATTATGCATTAGCCGTTTTTAATACGATGTTTGGCGGAGATCCGTCCTCTGTGCTATTTAATGAAGTACGTGAACAAAAAAGTCTTGCGTATTCAATTCATTCACAAATAGATGGCAAAAATGGATTTCTTTATGTGATGAGCGGCGTTTCTTTAAAAGATGTTGACGAAGCAAAGGTAACAATTGTAGAAGCGTTTGAGCGCTTTAAAAAAGGTGAATTTAGTGCGGAAAAACTTGCATTAGCTAAAAAAATCATTTTATCACATCGTAAAGAGGCAAAAGATCGTCAAAAAAATATTATCGAAGTGATGCACAATCAGCTGCTTTTACCTAAAGCAGAAAGTGAAGTTTCTTTTGTCGAGAAAATTGAAAGCGTCACGCATCAAGATATTCAATCATTATGTCAGCGTGCACAACTTGATACCATTTACATTATGACAAAAGAAGGTGAATTCAATGCATAA
- a CDS encoding GntR family transcriptional regulator — protein sequence MSVTPEVNKVKTWILKQIETEALKPGESLPSVFNLARTCEVSTEHVTIAIHELITEQIVTENFEEGARVNTPQPFFYPLDELMSISRMISDKGYEHGTVFLSLDEEPASLHDSQVMNIEPDDKITVIERICTADNHPVVYCLDKVAANVLDYYGQHQQQTSILKAIEEVTKKEIAYAETEIQAISYEPYISDALESDPHDGLMLLKQVHYTEDGTPILYSLNYFKSSLVKFRTIRKRL from the coding sequence ATGTCTGTAACGCCAGAAGTAAATAAAGTTAAAACGTGGATATTAAAACAAATAGAAACTGAAGCATTGAAGCCTGGAGAATCTTTGCCTAGCGTTTTCAACTTGGCGCGCACATGTGAAGTAAGTACAGAACATGTCACTATTGCGATTCATGAGTTGATTACTGAACAAATTGTAACCGAAAATTTTGAAGAAGGTGCGCGTGTTAATACACCGCAACCCTTCTTTTATCCACTTGATGAATTAATGAGTATTAGTCGAATGATATCTGATAAAGGGTATGAACATGGGACTGTGTTTTTAAGCCTTGATGAAGAACCTGCATCATTACATGATAGCCAAGTGATGAATATTGAACCCGACGATAAAATCACTGTTATAGAACGTATCTGTACAGCAGATAATCATCCAGTCGTATATTGTCTTGATAAAGTAGCTGCAAATGTTTTAGATTATTATGGGCAACACCAACAACAAACTTCTATTTTAAAAGCAATCGAAGAAGTGACTAAGAAAGAAATTGCTTATGCGGAAACTGAAATCCAAGCAATCAGCTATGAACCATACATTTCTGATGCATTGGAATCGGATCCACACGACGGATTAATGTTGCTAAAACAAGTGCACTATACTGAAGATGGAACACCAATTTTATATTCCTTAAATTATTTTAAAAGTAGCCTCGTTAAGTTTCGTACGATACGAAAACGTCTATAA
- a CDS encoding FtsK/SpoIIIE family DNA translocase, with amino-acid sequence MTQTKKRKSRTSTRGKRTTKKKQKDTSLRFVLAIVFVIILMLGLFQLGIVGVGIDSFFNYLFGLTRYLTYILLLLATGFLAYNGKLPKSRRLTGSILLQLALLFIAQIYYQSIGGIKAQREPVLSFVYQQYDVTPFPNFGGGWLGYHLVNMLTPLISIVGVVLLTIVLGVSSIILLLKKRHRDVTKLWFESSKSQAEKSYDKYHQYKLKRRAARQQKLETKRANDTSKDVSHFQEVPNEDDNESYDVPTIPIFGHQDRNETEQLETASAVQTQNEEVPEQKQLATPRKTVSEAPMSEAEGSISEAGEIENQAYELPPLTLLDEPKKQQATSKSEVQQKGKLLETTLKNFGVNAKVTQIKIGPAVTQYEVQPAQGVKVSRIVNLHSDLALALAAKDIRIEAPIPGKSAVGIEVPNDNIALVSLKEVLQEKLPTQNKLEVALGRDISGEPMTAELNKMPHLLVAGSTGSGKSVCINGIITSILLNAKPHEVKLMMIDPKMVELNVYNGIPHLLTPVVTNPHKASQALEKVVGEMERRYDLFQHSGTRNIEGYNRLITKKNQELDEKEPLLPYIVVIVDELADLMMVAGKDVETAITRITQMARAAGIHLIIATQRPSVDVITGLIKNNIPSRIAFAVSSQTDSRTIIDSGGAEKLLGKGDMLFIQNGGSVRTRVQGAFLSDNEVQKIVDYVVAQQSANYVKEMEPGEVVEQGEAESDDPLYHEAYLFVIEQQKASTSLLQRQFRIGYNRASRIMDDLERNQVIGPQKGSKPRQILVDLNDGEV; translated from the coding sequence ATGACACAAACGAAAAAGCGAAAATCGCGAACTTCCACACGAGGAAAACGCACGACGAAGAAAAAACAAAAAGATACTTCGTTGCGTTTTGTTTTGGCGATCGTTTTTGTCATTATATTAATGCTTGGCCTCTTTCAATTAGGAATTGTAGGCGTTGGAATAGATAGCTTTTTCAATTATTTGTTCGGATTGACACGTTATCTCACATATATTTTATTACTGTTAGCGACTGGTTTTTTGGCATACAACGGCAAATTACCTAAATCACGTCGATTAACGGGAAGTATTTTACTTCAATTGGCTTTACTGTTTATTGCACAAATCTACTATCAATCAATTGGTGGCATTAAAGCACAGCGAGAGCCGGTATTATCTTTTGTGTATCAACAATATGATGTTACGCCGTTTCCTAATTTTGGTGGGGGATGGTTAGGGTATCATTTAGTGAATATGCTCACGCCACTTATTTCAATTGTTGGTGTCGTTTTGTTAACGATCGTGTTAGGCGTTTCGAGCATTATATTATTATTAAAAAAACGTCATCGTGATGTAACCAAATTATGGTTTGAAAGCTCAAAATCACAAGCAGAAAAATCGTACGACAAATACCATCAATATAAACTTAAGCGTAGAGCTGCCCGCCAACAAAAATTAGAAACAAAGCGTGCTAACGACACTTCTAAAGATGTTTCACATTTCCAAGAAGTACCAAATGAAGATGACAACGAATCTTATGATGTGCCAACTATACCGATTTTTGGCCATCAAGATCGTAATGAAACCGAGCAACTTGAAACAGCATCGGCAGTGCAAACACAAAATGAAGAAGTTCCTGAACAAAAACAATTGGCTACCCCACGTAAAACAGTTTCAGAAGCACCAATGAGTGAGGCGGAAGGTTCAATTTCAGAAGCTGGAGAAATTGAAAATCAAGCTTACGAACTGCCACCGCTTACTTTATTAGATGAACCTAAAAAACAACAAGCAACGAGTAAATCGGAAGTACAACAAAAAGGTAAATTACTTGAAACAACATTAAAAAACTTTGGTGTTAATGCGAAAGTAACGCAAATTAAAATCGGACCTGCTGTAACGCAGTATGAGGTGCAACCTGCCCAAGGGGTAAAAGTAAGTCGTATCGTTAATTTACACAGCGATTTGGCTTTGGCTTTAGCTGCTAAGGATATTCGTATCGAAGCACCGATACCTGGTAAATCTGCAGTTGGTATTGAAGTGCCAAATGATAATATAGCACTTGTTTCATTAAAAGAAGTGCTTCAAGAAAAACTCCCAACGCAAAACAAATTGGAAGTGGCACTCGGACGCGATATTTCAGGTGAGCCGATGACGGCAGAACTTAACAAAATGCCTCATTTACTCGTGGCTGGTTCTACGGGAAGTGGTAAATCTGTTTGTATAAATGGTATCATCACAAGTATTTTATTAAACGCTAAACCTCATGAAGTCAAATTGATGATGATTGATCCTAAAATGGTAGAGCTAAATGTGTACAACGGCATTCCACATTTACTAACACCTGTTGTAACAAACCCACATAAAGCGTCTCAAGCTTTGGAAAAAGTAGTTGGAGAAATGGAACGTCGTTATGATTTATTCCAACATTCAGGTACGCGAAATATCGAAGGTTACAACCGTTTAATTACTAAAAAAAATCAAGAATTAGATGAAAAGGAACCTTTGTTACCTTATATTGTTGTGATTGTAGATGAGTTAGCAGATTTAATGATGGTGGCAGGTAAAGATGTAGAGACGGCTATTACACGAATTACGCAAATGGCACGTGCTGCTGGTATTCATTTAATTATTGCGACACAACGCCCGTCAGTTGACGTTATTACGGGATTAATCAAAAATAACATTCCATCTCGAATTGCGTTTGCAGTAAGTTCTCAAACAGATTCACGTACAATTATCGATAGTGGTGGCGCTGAAAAGTTACTTGGCAAAGGTGATATGTTATTTATTCAAAACGGTGGATCAGTGAGAACGCGTGTCCAAGGAGCCTTTTTAAGTGATAACGAAGTTCAAAAAATAGTAGATTATGTCGTAGCGCAACAATCTGCCAACTATGTTAAAGAAATGGAGCCAGGTGAAGTTGTAGAACAAGGAGAAGCTGAAAGTGATGACCCGTTATATCACGAAGCTTATTTGTTCGTGATAGAACAACAAAAAGCGAGTACATCTTTATTACAACGTCAATTTAGAATTGGATATAACCGAGCTTCTCGTATTATGGATGATTTAGAAAGAAACCAAGTTATAGGTCCTCAAAAAGGTAGTAAACCGAGACAAATTCTAGTGGATTTAAATGATGGAGAGGTGTAA
- the rnjB gene encoding ribonuclease J2, whose product MNLVKKKNKNIRIIPLGGVGEIAKNMYIVEVDDEMFMLDAGLMFPEDEMLGIDIVIPDIQYVIENKHKLKGIFLTHGHEHTIGAVSYVLEQVDAPVYGSKLTIGLVKENMKARNIDKKIRYYVVNNESVMRFKGVNVTFFNTTHSIPDSLGICIHTSYGAIVYTGEFKFDQSLQGQYAPDIQKMAEIGQNGVFALLSDSNEAEKPGYNTPENVIESHMYDAFTKVKGRLIVSCFASNFIRIQQVLNIAARLNRKVSFLGRSLESSFNIARKMGYFDIPKELLIPINEVGNYPKNEVIIIATGMQGEPVEALSQMARQKHKIMNIEPGDSVFLAITASANMEVIVGETLNELVRAGAEVIPNNKKIHASSHGCMEELKMMLNMMKPEYFIPIQGEFKMQIAHAKLASETGVKPEKIFLVEAGDVISFDGKDMTLNEKVHAGNVLIDGIGVGDVGNIVLRDRHLLAEDGIFIAVVTLDPKNKTIAAGPEIQSRGFVYVRESEALLKEAEAKVREIVEEGLQSKHIEWSEIKQNMRDQISKLLFESTRRRPMIIPVISEI is encoded by the coding sequence TTGAATTTAGTAAAGAAGAAAAATAAAAATATACGCATTATTCCGTTAGGTGGCGTAGGCGAAATCGCAAAAAATATGTATATCGTAGAAGTAGACGATGAAATGTTTATGCTTGATGCGGGACTGATGTTTCCAGAAGATGAAATGTTAGGGATTGATATCGTTATTCCTGATATTCAATATGTCATTGAAAATAAACATAAGTTAAAAGGTATCTTTTTAACACACGGTCACGAACATACAATTGGCGCGGTATCTTATGTATTAGAACAAGTTGATGCGCCTGTATATGGCTCAAAATTAACAATTGGTTTAGTTAAAGAAAATATGAAAGCGCGTAATATTGATAAAAAAATCAGATATTACGTTGTTAATAATGAATCGGTCATGCGCTTTAAAGGGGTGAACGTGACATTTTTTAACACGACACATAGCATTCCAGATAGCTTAGGCATATGTATTCACACATCCTATGGCGCGATTGTATATACAGGTGAGTTTAAGTTTGATCAAAGTCTGCAAGGGCAATATGCACCAGATATTCAAAAAATGGCTGAAATAGGCCAGAACGGTGTTTTTGCATTATTAAGTGACTCTAATGAAGCTGAAAAACCAGGGTACAATACGCCTGAAAATGTTATTGAATCACATATGTACGATGCATTCACTAAAGTTAAAGGACGCTTAATTGTATCATGTTTTGCATCTAATTTTATTCGTATTCAACAAGTACTGAATATTGCAGCACGTTTAAATCGTAAAGTTTCATTTTTAGGACGTTCATTGGAAAGTTCATTCAATATTGCGCGTAAAATGGGATATTTTGATATTCCAAAAGAGCTATTAATTCCAATTAATGAGGTTGGTAATTACCCTAAAAATGAAGTAATTATTATTGCGACGGGAATGCAAGGTGAGCCTGTCGAAGCTTTAAGTCAAATGGCACGTCAAAAACATAAAATTATGAACATTGAACCCGGGGATTCTGTATTTTTGGCGATAACAGCTTCTGCTAATATGGAAGTTATCGTCGGAGAAACACTTAATGAGTTGGTCCGTGCTGGCGCTGAAGTTATTCCTAACAACAAGAAAATTCATGCTTCAAGTCATGGCTGTATGGAAGAACTTAAAATGATGTTAAACATGATGAAACCGGAATATTTCATTCCAATACAAGGTGAATTTAAAATGCAAATTGCACATGCGAAGCTTGCAAGCGAAACAGGTGTTAAGCCAGAGAAAATTTTCCTTGTTGAAGCTGGGGATGTTATTAGTTTTGACGGCAAAGATATGACGTTAAATGAAAAAGTGCATGCAGGTAACGTTTTAATTGACGGCATCGGTGTCGGTGACGTTGGAAATATCGTTCTTCGTGACAGACACTTATTGGCAGAAGATGGTATATTTATTGCGGTTGTAACGTTAGATCCAAAAAATAAAACGATTGCAGCTGGACCAGAAATTCAATCACGTGGTTTTGTTTATGTACGTGAAAGTGAAGCGTTATTAAAAGAAGCTGAAGCAAAAGTACGTGAAATTGTTGAAGAAGGCTTACAATCTAAACATATTGAATGGTCTGAAATCAAACAAAATATGCGTGATCAAATTAGTAAATTACTCTTTGAAAGCACACGTCGTCGTCCAATGATTATTCCTGTCATTTCAGAAATTTAA
- a CDS encoding M30 family zinc metallopeptidase — translation MSKKKKMITSFIASSMVAVLSLNSFAEAHTYIINNEDTNKDGGDAFIGKPQQNNFRAQTLDAMKPNNLQSYQKDKVFEAPKEKAPITDKVRRSENTISNAKLNDFRMFTTVNMKNNTNERTKAQLKYNGKTANVWVADKHITDKQAQNIGKEFDNKIDPLVKEKFGKPSDVDHDGKVNILIYDIKDDFDNTGSYIGGYFHPRDLYDGPHSNRTEVFYMDTYPAMGEDKNHLKENKVYSTLAHEYQHMVNANQKLLKEKKEDGMDVWLDEAFAMASEQMYLGKALDHRIDYYNQSTSIANGHSLIKWNHRGDVLSNYSLSYLFSQYLRTQSDNGDKIFKEILQDPADTDVALEKAIKKHVDPNMTLGEFMTNFRIALKKKEAKGMHGFKGDPSFKAVNPQPVGELPQRLAPQGSVMFETSKPIEVPKDKDAKIKYKKVK, via the coding sequence ATGTCAAAAAAGAAAAAAATGATAACTTCGTTTATCGCTAGTTCAATGGTTGCAGTACTTTCTTTAAATTCCTTTGCTGAAGCACATACTTACATTATTAATAATGAAGATACGAATAAAGATGGGGGAGATGCTTTTATAGGTAAACCTCAACAAAATAATTTTAGAGCACAAACGTTGGATGCGATGAAACCTAATAATTTACAGTCTTATCAAAAAGATAAGGTTTTTGAAGCACCTAAAGAAAAAGCGCCTATTACCGATAAAGTGCGTCGATCAGAAAATACAATTTCAAACGCAAAACTTAATGATTTCCGCATGTTTACTACGGTTAATATGAAAAATAATACGAATGAACGAACGAAAGCCCAATTAAAATATAACGGTAAAACAGCAAATGTATGGGTGGCAGATAAACACATTACCGACAAACAAGCACAAAATATAGGTAAAGAGTTTGATAATAAAATTGATCCTCTCGTTAAAGAAAAATTTGGTAAGCCTTCTGACGTAGATCATGATGGCAAAGTGAATATTTTAATCTATGATATCAAAGATGATTTTGATAATACGGGTTCTTATATAGGTGGATATTTCCACCCGAGGGATTTGTATGACGGACCTCATTCGAATCGTACTGAAGTGTTCTATATGGATACGTATCCTGCAATGGGAGAAGATAAAAATCACTTAAAAGAAAATAAAGTATATTCTACACTCGCACATGAATATCAACATATGGTGAATGCGAATCAAAAATTATTAAAAGAGAAAAAAGAAGACGGCATGGATGTATGGTTAGATGAAGCCTTTGCTATGGCAAGTGAACAAATGTACTTAGGAAAAGCGTTAGATCACAGAATTGACTATTATAATCAATCCACTTCAATTGCAAACGGGCACTCTTTGATCAAGTGGAATCATCGTGGCGACGTTCTTTCTAACTATTCATTATCTTATCTATTTTCTCAATACCTTCGTACGCAAAGCGACAATGGCGATAAAATATTCAAAGAAATCTTACAAGATCCTGCAGATACGGATGTTGCTTTAGAAAAAGCAATCAAAAAACATGTTGATCCTAACATGACGTTAGGGGAGTTTATGACCAACTTTAGAATTGCTTTAAAGAAAAAAGAAGCTAAAGGGATGCATGGTTTTAAAGGTGACCCTAGTTTCAAGGCGGTTAATCCTCAACCAGTTGGAGAGTTGCCACAAAGACTAGCCCCTCAAGGTTCAGTAATGTTTGAAACATCAAAGCCTATTGAAGTACCGAAAGATAAAGACGCAAAAATTAAATATAAGAAAGTGAAGTAA
- the pnp gene encoding polyribonucleotide nucleotidyltransferase: MSQEKMVFKTEWANQPLTIETGQLAKQANGAVLVRYGDTVVLSTATASKEPRDGDFFPLTVNYEEKMYAAGKIPGGFKKREGRPADEATLTARLIDRPIRPLFPEGYRHDVQIMNMVLSADPNCSPEMAAMIGSSMALSVSDIPFQGPIAGVNVGYIDGEYVINPNLEQKAQSRLDLEVAGHKDAINMVEAGASEITETEMLEAILFGHKEIQRLCAFQEEIIAHIQPEKHEFIPQEKNQTLIDSVKAKAEENRLNEAIQTVDKQEREANLDAIKDAIVAEYINEEDPENEALLQEVNKIINVLIKDEVRRLIADEKVRPDGRKPDEIRPLSSEVGLLPRAHGSGLFTRGQTQAISVLTLGSISEYQIIDGLGEEEHKRFMHHYNFPNFSVGETGPVRAPGRREIGHGALGERALKYIIPDEKTFPYTVRIVSEVLESNGSSSQASICGSTLALMDAGVPIKAPVAGIAMGLVTRDESYTILTDIQGMEDALGDMDFKVAGTKDGITAIQMDIKIDGLTKEVIEEALEQARQGRLAILEHMLQTIEQPRSELSAYAPKVETLMIKPEKIRDVIGPGGKQINEIIDATGVKLDIEQDGTVYIGSTEQEMINQAREWIESIVREAEVGQVYEGKVKRIEKFGAFVELFPGKDALVHISQIANERINKVEDVLKIGDTLQVKVTEIDKQGRVNASHKVLLNSK, encoded by the coding sequence ATGTCTCAAGAAAAAATGGTATTTAAAACGGAGTGGGCAAACCAACCGTTAACGATAGAAACAGGTCAACTCGCTAAACAAGCGAACGGGGCAGTCCTTGTTCGTTATGGTGATACTGTTGTTTTATCGACAGCAACAGCATCCAAAGAACCACGCGATGGCGATTTCTTTCCATTAACTGTAAATTATGAAGAAAAAATGTATGCCGCAGGTAAAATTCCAGGTGGATTTAAAAAGCGTGAAGGTCGTCCAGCAGATGAAGCCACATTAACAGCCCGTTTAATCGATCGCCCAATTCGTCCACTTTTCCCAGAAGGGTACCGTCATGATGTTCAAATTATGAACATGGTGTTAAGTGCAGATCCAAACTGCTCCCCAGAAATGGCAGCAATGATAGGTTCGTCTATGGCATTAAGTGTGTCAGATATTCCTTTCCAAGGACCAATTGCAGGTGTAAATGTAGGCTATATCGATGGCGAATATGTCATTAATCCAAATTTAGAACAAAAAGCACAGTCGCGTTTAGACTTAGAAGTAGCGGGGCACAAAGACGCGATTAACATGGTTGAAGCAGGTGCGAGTGAGATTACAGAAACTGAAATGTTAGAAGCAATTCTATTTGGACATAAAGAAATCCAAAGATTATGCGCTTTCCAAGAAGAAATTATTGCACATATTCAACCAGAAAAGCACGAATTTATTCCACAAGAAAAAAATCAAACATTAATCGATTCAGTTAAAGCGAAAGCTGAAGAAAATCGATTAAACGAAGCGATTCAAACGGTCGATAAACAAGAACGTGAAGCTAATCTAGATGCAATTAAAGACGCAATTGTTGCTGAATATATTAATGAAGAAGACCCTGAGAACGAGGCATTGCTTCAAGAAGTAAACAAGATTATCAACGTGTTAATCAAAGATGAGGTACGTCGCTTAATTGCTGATGAAAAGGTTAGACCAGATGGCCGTAAGCCAGATGAAATTCGTCCATTATCTTCTGAAGTTGGACTTTTACCACGTGCGCATGGTTCAGGTTTATTTACACGTGGTCAAACACAAGCAATATCTGTTTTAACATTGGGTTCGATTTCAGAATATCAAATTATTGATGGCTTAGGAGAAGAAGAACATAAACGCTTTATGCATCACTACAATTTCCCGAATTTCTCTGTTGGTGAGACAGGACCTGTTCGTGCACCGGGACGTCGTGAAATTGGACACGGTGCGCTAGGTGAACGAGCATTAAAATATATTATTCCTGATGAAAAAACTTTTCCATATACAGTACGTATTGTGAGTGAAGTGCTAGAATCTAATGGTTCATCTTCCCAAGCTTCTATCTGTGGCTCTACGCTTGCATTAATGGATGCAGGGGTACCAATTAAAGCGCCAGTGGCTGGTATTGCGATGGGACTCGTAACGCGCGATGAAAGTTATACGATTTTAACGGATATCCAAGGGATGGAAGATGCGCTTGGTGATATGGACTTTAAAGTAGCAGGTACAAAAGACGGCATTACAGCGATTCAAATGGACATTAAAATTGATGGCTTAACAAAAGAAGTCATTGAAGAAGCGCTTGAACAAGCACGTCAAGGTCGTTTAGCGATTTTAGAACATATGCTTCAAACAATTGAACAGCCTCGTTCAGAATTAAGTGCGTATGCGCCTAAAGTTGAAACTTTAATGATAAAACCTGAAAAAATCAGAGATGTTATTGGACCAGGTGGTAAGCAAATTAACGAAATTATTGATGCGACTGGCGTAAAATTAGACATCGAACAAGATGGTACGGTTTATATTGGTTCAACGGAACAAGAGATGATTAATCAAGCACGTGAATGGATTGAAAGCATTGTGCGCGAAGCAGAAGTAGGACAAGTGTACGAAGGAAAAGTAAAACGTATCGAAAAATTTGGCGCATTTGTAGAGCTTTTCCCTGGTAAAGATGCATTAGTTCACATTTCACAAATTGCGAACGAACGTATCAATAAAGTGGAAGACGTACTTAAAATCGGCGATACGCTACAAGTTAAGGTCACTGAGATTGATAAACAAGGGCGTGTTAATGCGTCTCATAAAGTATTATTAAACTCAAAATAA